The region CCAAACGCTGGGGAATTGATTTTTACCATCGATATGCAGAAGATATCGCATTGTTTGCAGAAATGGGATTTAAGGTATTCCGGTTTTCGATTTCCTGGGTAAGGATTTTTCCCACAGGTCTGGAGACAGAGCCAAATGAAGCCGGTTTTGCCTTTTATGATAAGGTGATCGCCGAGCTGAAAAAGTATCACATAGAACCTCTTATTACCTTGTCCCACTATGAAATGCCCATCGTTCTGTCAGAAAAGTATAACGGCTGGCAGAGCCGGGAGCTGATTGATTGCTTTGTCCGGTTTGCAGCCGCATGTTTCAAACGATATAAGAATGACGTGAAATACTGGATCACTTTTAACGAAATGAATATGAATTTAAACAGCCTGTACACCGGGGCAGGCAGTTTTCCGGATAAAGTGGATCACTTAGAGCAGGCGGCTTACCAGGCTTCCCATTACCAGTTTGTGGCCAGTTCCCTGGCAGTAAAGGCGGGAAAGGAAATCATGCCTGATGCCAAGATCGGCTGCATGATCAACCGGATTGAGTCCTATGCAAAGACCTGCAGGCCGGAAGACCAGTTGCAGGCATTAAAGGCTGACCAGATCAATCTCTTTTATCCGGAGGTACAGGCAAGAGGAGAATATCCTTCCTACATGTCACGGTATTTCAAAGAAAAGAACATAATGCTGGAAACAGAACCGGAAGATTTTCAGATCATCAGGGATTACACGGTAGATTTCATCGCATTCAGCTATTACATGACCCACGTTACAGAGGACAGGCCGGATGCAAATGAACTGGCGGGAAAACTGGACAGCCCGATCAAGAATCCTTATTTAAAGCTGACTGAGTGGGGGTGGCCCATTGACCCTATCGGGCTTCGCATTACACTGAACAAAATGTACGACCGTTATAAAAAGCCACTGTTCCTGGTTGAAAATGGACTTGGAGCCAGGGACAAGGTGGAGGCGGATGGAAGCATTCATGATGATTACCGGATAGACTATATCCGCGAGCACGTAAAGCAGATGAAGGAGGCAGTAACCGACGGAGTGGATTTAATGGGCTATACGACGTGGGGCTGCATTGATTTAATCAGCTGCGGAACATCGGAAATGACGAAGCGCTATGGCTTCATCTATGTGGATCAGGATGATGAAGGAAATGGTACGTTAAACAGATCCAGAAAGGATTCCTTCTACTGGTATAAAAAAGTGATAGAAACCAACGGAGAAGAACTGTAGGATCAGGGAACGTATCAGACTATTATAATATAGAAAGAATGGCACAGCGAAAAGGCTTTGCCATTCTTTCTATATTTATGATCATGATCAGCCGGGTTGAAAAATCTGATTTTGATCGGTGAAATACAATAGACAGATCCGTAAAGACAGATGGATTTCCCTTTTATACCTCTAAACAGCAAATTACTTTAATGAATAATGTAATATAATTACATATAAAACTAATTTTATTATAATATTGTAAAAACATTACATATATGCTATAATACTAAATATAAGCGCTTATACAATAAAAAACCATACACATTGCCTATGGTGCGAAAAGGCATGAAGTATGAAAAGGAGGTAAAACATGCAGGGAGTTTCTTTGTTGGTTGTTATTGGATTGATTCTGTATACCGTGATTGCAGTGGTTGATCAGATTTCCATTCAATGCGGATTGTATACCCCGTTGTTCGCAGCTGTGATTACCGGGGCATTATTGGGGGATTTGCCAACAGGTCTGGTAGTTGGTGCGACCTTGCAGCTCATGACATTGGGAGTCGCTACTTATGGAGGTGCCACGGTTCCGGATTACTTATCAGGAGCGATTATGGGTACCGCTTATGCAATTATATCCGGACAGGGGGCAGAATACGGAATCGGTCTGGCTATTCCCATCGGATTGCTGTTAACTCAGATGGACATTCTGGGAAGGATGACCAACTCATTCTTTCAGCATTACGCAGACCGCTGTGCGGAAAATGCGGATTATAAAGGAGTGGAGCGGGCAAATTTACTGGGACTGCTGCCCTGGGTCCTTTCCAGGGTGATTCCGGTCGCATTGGGACTGATTTTTGGAGAGGCAGTGGTAAACGGAGTAAATGCCATTATCCCGGTCTGGTTTATGACAGGACTTAAAACCGCAGGCGCCATTCTTCCTGCAATGGGTATGGCGATCCTGATGCGCTATCTGCCCATTAAAAAATACTATCCGTATTTTATCATCGGATTCGTGCTGATTGCCTTTGGTGGCGCTACGTTTACTGTTATGGCGGCCGCTTTGATCGGCCTGGCACTGGCTGCTCTTCATCTTTCAAGAGTTAGAGAGCGGGTGGCAGTGCAGAATTTGGATGAGGAGGAGGTAGAAATCGATGGCTGACAAAAACCAGACAGGAAGCGTGAAATTGGAAAAAAGCGATATCATTAAAGTATATCTGCGTAATCTGTTTACTTTACAGTTTGGCTGGAATTACGAAAAGATGCAGGGCCTTGGATATGCCTATGTCATCATGCCGGTTTTAAAGCGGCTGTACTCCAATGATCCCGAGAAGATGAAACGCGCATTGAAGATGCATCTGGGTTATTTTAACACGACTCCGGCAATGTCTCATCTGATCGTCGGTGCCGATATGGCGCTGGAGGAAGAACTGGGAATTGAGGCGGAGGAGGCCATTACCGGTTTAAAGACCGGACTTATGGGACCGTTTGCAGGAGTCGGTGATACGTTGTTCATCGCCATTTACCGGGCCATTGTATTCTCCATCGCGTCCTATATCGCCATGCAGGGGAATCCCATCGGACTAATCATACCTCTCATTGCATGTGGCGGGGTATTATGGATACGGTATAAATTTACCACCATCGGCTATCAGTCCGGGCGAAAGCTTGCAACCGGGTTTGCGGATAAAATTTCTCCCATTACAGAGGCTGCCAGCATCCTGGGACTGACTGTGGTAGGGGCACTGATTCCTTCTGTAATCAAATACCGTACGGATCTGCAGTTTACCATGGGAGAAGTAACCTTCGCCCTTCAGGATATGCTGGATAAAATCATGCCATCCCTGCTTCCTTTAGGTATCGTAGTATTTTCATACTGGCTCCTTGGAAAGAAAAAGGTAAACTCTACAAAATTAATTTTTATTCTCATCGGTTTGGGTATGGTACTTGGCAATCTGCAATCCATGCTGACCTTTGTGGCTGGTTTATTTTAGAAAAAGGAAGTTGAAACAGGAAAGGAAATAGTGGTATGATTGGAATCATAGTAACCGGCCATGGTGAATTTGCCTCTGGTTTGACCAGCGGATTAAAGCTGCTGGCTGGAGAGACGGAATATTATGAAGCTGTTGATTTTAAAGGGGAGGATTCCACGGAAGATTTAACAGAAAAGCTGAAGTCAGCGATCCGGAGGCTTAAGGACTGTGAAGCAGTGGCAGTGCTTGGGGATCTGACAGGAGGCTCCCCCTTTAATATGGCTTCCAGACTTAAAATGTCCGGTATCCATGAAAATATGGAGGTAATCGGAGGCATTAACCTTCCTCTGGTCCTTCATGCCTATATGTCCAGGGGAATGATTTCGGATATCCGGGAGCTTCTGGATACCTCCCTGGCGATGGGAAAACAGCATATGATGTATTTTCATACATCGGATAATGCATGTGAGCTGGAAGAATAGGAAGAAGAAAAGGAGAAAGATTCATGGCGATTGTTCATGCGAGAGTAGATGAGAGACTGATTCATGGTCAGGTGGCTATGGTTTGGACCAATACCGTAGGAGCGTCCAGGATTATCGTGGTTAACGATGAAGCGGTTAAGGATGAACTGATCATTGCAGGCCTTAAGATGGCAAAACCGGCAGGAGTAAAGCTTTCCATCCTGTCTTTAAAACGGGCTGCTGAAAAATTCGGAGAAAAGGCTTACGAAGAGGATAAGGTATTTCTCATAACAAAGAACGTGACGGATATGGCAGCGCTGATCCGTTCTGAAGTTCCGATCAAGGCTTTTAACGTTGGAAATGTGGCAAAAAGAGAAGGAAGCAGACCCATTAAAAAATCAGTGAATCTGACGGAAGACGATGAAAAGGATATCCGGGAAATGGTACAGCTGGGAGTGAGCGTAACGGCTCAGATGCTGCCCAATGAGTCAGACCAGTCGATCTTAAATATGCTGTAAAATAAATTGGATGCAGGAGGAGGCGGAATGGAATCAGTACGGTTAAAGATAAGGGAACAATACAATGAAATGAGTAAGGCAGAGAAGAAACTCTCAGATTTTGTATTGTCAGATACCAAAAACTGTCTTGGGATGACGGCAGTGGATATTGCAGGAAAAAGCGGGGTATCCTCCGCCTCTGTAATCCGTTATGTTCAAAAACTTGGCTTTGATGGGCTGGAAGGTTTTAAGCTGGCACTTGCTGCAACCGATGCCCAAAATGATAAGGAAGACATGGTAGACCCCATTATTTCCAAAGAAGATGATTTGGATACGCTGTGCCGGAAAATGGATGCCCTGGTGGATGCGGCATTTCAGGATTTTTTCTATCAGCTGAATAAAGATGCATTAAAAAAAGCAATCAACAAAATTAAGAAAGCCCGGCGCATTTATCTGGTGGGGATCGGAAGTTCCTCGCTGCCTGCTTATGATCTGTTCCATAAACTGAAGCGGGCCGACTTAAATGCAAACTTTTACCAGGATATTAATATGATGGTGGAATTTTTTAACTACATTGATAAGCGGGATGTGGTGATCGCATTTTCCTACAGCGGGCAGTCCCAGGAAGTTCTTTATGCCTGCGGGATCGCAGAAAAACAGGGAGCCTCCATCATAGCGGTTACCCGCAGAAGAGATTCTCCCCTTCAGGATCTTGCAGATCTATGCCTCCATGTGCCGGACAACGAAAAGGTTATGAGGATCGGTGCATTTACCTCTCTTCATACCTCCATCATGATGGCGGATCTTCTGTACATGGGAGTGATCCAGGAGAATTTAGATCATTATGAGGTAGAGCTGATCAAAACCAGAAAGATGGTAGCAGGGCTGAAAATTAAAAAATAGAGGAGTTTTATGTGCAATATAGAAAAGCTTACAACGGAATCAATCAATGAAGCTACCCGGAATATTGACAGACTGGAATCATTGGAAATCGTTACATTAATAAATAATGAAGATAAAAAAGTAGCAGAAGCCATAGAAAAGGTGCTTCCCCAGATTGCGGAAGCAGTGGAGGCCATTGTGGAGCGTTTCAAAAAAGGCGGACGGATCATTTACTGCGGTGCGGGTTCGTCCGGCCGTATGGGTACTCTGGATGCAGTGGAACTGACTCCTACTTACAGTGTATCCCCGACCCGGGCCTTTGGCCTTCTTGCAGGCGGTGATGAGGCTATGTATACGGCGGTGGAGGGGGCTGAAGACTCGGAAGAACTGGCAGTGGAGGACTTAAAACGGGTGAAGCTTACGGCCGATGATTGTGTGATCGGAATTGCTGCCAGCGGAAGGACACCTTACACAAAGGCGGCCCTGGAGTTTGGAAAACAGACAGGTGCCTTTACCATTTCCGTTACCTGCAATCAGGACAGCGCCATGGCAAAGATTGCGGATATTTCCATTGCTCCGGTCGTGGGACCAGAGGTAATCAACGGATCTACCAGGATGAAGGCAGGAACCGCTCAGAAAATGGTAGTTAATATGCTTTCCACCGGAGCCATGATAAGGCTTGGAAAGGTTTACCGGAACTATATGGTTCATGTACAGCCCACCAACGAAAAGCTTGTGAAGCGGGCGGTTAAGATGATCATGGAACTAACAGGTGTGAAAGAGGAGCGGGCTCTTCACGTGCTTTATGAGGCAGATAAGGATGTGGCTGCTGCCATCGTAATGATCGAATGCGGCTGCAAAAAGGATCAGGCCAGGAAAGCCCTTTTAGAAGCCGGCGGTCAGGTGAGGAAAGCCATTGCGGCTGCGAAAAACGGAGTTTAGTCATATGATGAGAGCCTGGAATGATAATAATGAGACGATGTTGGATGAAATGGCAGAGCAGCTTGTCCGGGACCAGGTGATCCGGGGAGCAAGCTGGGGCTTTATCAGTGATCAGGGGATCCGCTTCAAGTACTCCGGAAAGCAGGGGGCGGTGGTTCCCTATTGTGACCGGGACGTGGAGGCAGGTTTGTATTATGATCTTGCTTCGCTGACTAAAGTGATTGGGACGACCACCCGGGTTCTCCAGCTGGTGGAAAAAGGAGTGATAAGCCTTTCTACGCCGGTAAAAGAGATCCTGGGCCGGTTTTCCTATGGGGATGTCACGGTGGAACACCTGCTGCTTCATTCAAGCGGGCTTCCTGCCGAGATTCGGGACAAAGAAAGCTGGAGCTGGGAAAATCTTCTGGAATATCTCTATACCACACCAAGGGAAAGGGAAGCCGGAGAAGGCTTCCTGTATTCGGATGTGGGTTTTATCCTTCTGGGAAAAATCATTGAGAATCTGGATGAAACTACTCTTGAGGAGACCTTCCGGGAGAATATTTTTAATCCCCTTGGGATGAAGGATACCTCCTATTTGGTTCAGGGCAGCAGAAAACGCTGCATTCCTACGGAATGTACAGAACAAAGAGGCTGTATCTGCGGAGAAGTCCACGATACCAAGGCTTATCTGCTGGGACAATGCGGCAGCGCCGGTTTGTTCTCCACGTTGGAGGATGTGGCGAAGTTTGTGAAAGCGTATCTGGAACATTCCGAGCGGTTGTTTGGAGAGGAACTGTTTGAAAAGCTTTGCAGCATCGTAAAGTTTGAACGAACTCTGGGCTGGAGTAAGGAATATGGAAGAGATACCCTTTATCATACCGGCTTTACAGGTACTTCTGTTTTAATGGATCAAACCAGCGGAAAAGGGTTTGTACTGCTGACCAACAGGATCCATCCCAGCAGAAACAATGAGGAGTTTTTGAAGATGAGGAAAAAAATGAATGAAGTTTATCTGAATAAGAATTCAGGAAAAAAATAATCGCAGGGCGGCTCATTGCAAAGGGCTGCCCTTTTTACTTTCGGAATTGTACAACAGATCAGGCGGAAAACAAGAATTTTGTTTATTTTTGTAAATATTTGAAATAATAAATGTTAAATGTCAATGGGATCGTAACTGGCATACATCAGACAGAAAGGCAGATGTTATGGAAGATATAAATAATATGGAAGAGTTATTCCGGCAGATAGAAGATCACTTGCTTCAGGATGAACGTCCATCGGAATATTTAGAGCAGATCAGCAGGGAGCCATGGTTTTTCGATTATCCATTTCTCATGCTTGCAAAGATGAAGGAAACTCCTCAGTCAAAGCGTTTTCATCCGGAAGGAAGCGTATGGAACCATACCATGATGGTAGTGGATGAGGCAGCCAAACGGAAAAAGGAGAGCAAGGATGCCCGGACCTTTCTGTGGGCTGCTCTGCTTCACGATATCGGCAAGCCTGGAGTGACGAAAAACCGGAAAGGTAAAATTACCGCATATGATCATGATTCAGAGGGAGAACAGCTGGCGGTGGATTTTTTATCCTGTTTCTCCGGCGATATCCCATGGATCAGGAGAGTTGCAAAACTGGTGCGGTATCATATGCACATTCTGTACGTGACAGAAAAGCTTCCTTTTGGTGATGTGAGTGGTATGAAACGGGATACGGATATCAATGAAGTTGCACTGCTGGGACTTTGTGACCGGATCGGAAGGGGCGGAAGCATAATCGATGATGAAACAAAAGCAGTCAGCAACTTTAAAAAGCTTATGAAAAGTTAAGAAAATCAAGTCATGACCGTCATAAACATAAAGCTGGCAAAATCACTTGAATTTTAATTTAGCAAATGCTATAATCCTACCAACAGATCAGACGAGAGAACAAAGGAGTCTCAAGCGTACATAGTACGGTTGCGGCTCCTTTTGCTTATGGGCTTTAGCCTGTTGAACATGGGTGAGTTTCTCTTTAAGAGAAATGAATCCATGTGAAATAA is a window of [Clostridium] saccharolyticum WM1 DNA encoding:
- a CDS encoding glycoside hydrolase family 1 protein; the encoded protein is MKTKVEYGFPKGFLWGGATAANQIEGACLEDGKGMSTSDYAAYKDPYATGEVNNFTFNVTSKELEEYRANEEKYKFPKRWGIDFYHRYAEDIALFAEMGFKVFRFSISWVRIFPTGLETEPNEAGFAFYDKVIAELKKYHIEPLITLSHYEMPIVLSEKYNGWQSRELIDCFVRFAAACFKRYKNDVKYWITFNEMNMNLNSLYTGAGSFPDKVDHLEQAAYQASHYQFVASSLAVKAGKEIMPDAKIGCMINRIESYAKTCRPEDQLQALKADQINLFYPEVQARGEYPSYMSRYFKEKNIMLETEPEDFQIIRDYTVDFIAFSYYMTHVTEDRPDANELAGKLDSPIKNPYLKLTEWGWPIDPIGLRITLNKMYDRYKKPLFLVENGLGARDKVEADGSIHDDYRIDYIREHVKQMKEAVTDGVDLMGYTTWGCIDLISCGTSEMTKRYGFIYVDQDDEGNGTLNRSRKDSFYWYKKVIETNGEEL
- a CDS encoding PTS mannose/fructose/sorbose/N-acetylgalactosamine transporter subunit IIC encodes the protein MQGVSLLVVIGLILYTVIAVVDQISIQCGLYTPLFAAVITGALLGDLPTGLVVGATLQLMTLGVATYGGATVPDYLSGAIMGTAYAIISGQGAEYGIGLAIPIGLLLTQMDILGRMTNSFFQHYADRCAENADYKGVERANLLGLLPWVLSRVIPVALGLIFGEAVVNGVNAIIPVWFMTGLKTAGAILPAMGMAILMRYLPIKKYYPYFIIGFVLIAFGGATFTVMAAALIGLALAALHLSRVRERVAVQNLDEEEVEIDG
- a CDS encoding PTS system mannose/fructose/sorbose family transporter subunit IID, which codes for MADKNQTGSVKLEKSDIIKVYLRNLFTLQFGWNYEKMQGLGYAYVIMPVLKRLYSNDPEKMKRALKMHLGYFNTTPAMSHLIVGADMALEEELGIEAEEAITGLKTGLMGPFAGVGDTLFIAIYRAIVFSIASYIAMQGNPIGLIIPLIACGGVLWIRYKFTTIGYQSGRKLATGFADKISPITEAASILGLTVVGALIPSVIKYRTDLQFTMGEVTFALQDMLDKIMPSLLPLGIVVFSYWLLGKKKVNSTKLIFILIGLGMVLGNLQSMLTFVAGLF
- a CDS encoding PTS sugar transporter subunit IIA; the protein is MIGIIVTGHGEFASGLTSGLKLLAGETEYYEAVDFKGEDSTEDLTEKLKSAIRRLKDCEAVAVLGDLTGGSPFNMASRLKMSGIHENMEVIGGINLPLVLHAYMSRGMISDIRELLDTSLAMGKQHMMYFHTSDNACELEE
- a CDS encoding PTS system mannose/fructose/N-acetylgalactosamine-transporter subunit IIB — encoded protein: MAIVHARVDERLIHGQVAMVWTNTVGASRIIVVNDEAVKDELIIAGLKMAKPAGVKLSILSLKRAAEKFGEKAYEEDKVFLITKNVTDMAALIRSEVPIKAFNVGNVAKREGSRPIKKSVNLTEDDEKDIREMVQLGVSVTAQMLPNESDQSILNML
- a CDS encoding MurR/RpiR family transcriptional regulator: MESVRLKIREQYNEMSKAEKKLSDFVLSDTKNCLGMTAVDIAGKSGVSSASVIRYVQKLGFDGLEGFKLALAATDAQNDKEDMVDPIISKEDDLDTLCRKMDALVDAAFQDFFYQLNKDALKKAINKIKKARRIYLVGIGSSSLPAYDLFHKLKRADLNANFYQDINMMVEFFNYIDKRDVVIAFSYSGQSQEVLYACGIAEKQGASIIAVTRRRDSPLQDLADLCLHVPDNEKVMRIGAFTSLHTSIMMADLLYMGVIQENLDHYEVELIKTRKMVAGLKIKK
- the murQ gene encoding N-acetylmuramic acid 6-phosphate etherase; protein product: MCNIEKLTTESINEATRNIDRLESLEIVTLINNEDKKVAEAIEKVLPQIAEAVEAIVERFKKGGRIIYCGAGSSGRMGTLDAVELTPTYSVSPTRAFGLLAGGDEAMYTAVEGAEDSEELAVEDLKRVKLTADDCVIGIAASGRTPYTKAALEFGKQTGAFTISVTCNQDSAMAKIADISIAPVVGPEVINGSTRMKAGTAQKMVVNMLSTGAMIRLGKVYRNYMVHVQPTNEKLVKRAVKMIMELTGVKEERALHVLYEADKDVAAAIVMIECGCKKDQARKALLEAGGQVRKAIAAAKNGV
- a CDS encoding serine hydrolase domain-containing protein codes for the protein MMRAWNDNNETMLDEMAEQLVRDQVIRGASWGFISDQGIRFKYSGKQGAVVPYCDRDVEAGLYYDLASLTKVIGTTTRVLQLVEKGVISLSTPVKEILGRFSYGDVTVEHLLLHSSGLPAEIRDKESWSWENLLEYLYTTPREREAGEGFLYSDVGFILLGKIIENLDETTLEETFRENIFNPLGMKDTSYLVQGSRKRCIPTECTEQRGCICGEVHDTKAYLLGQCGSAGLFSTLEDVAKFVKAYLEHSERLFGEELFEKLCSIVKFERTLGWSKEYGRDTLYHTGFTGTSVLMDQTSGKGFVLLTNRIHPSRNNEEFLKMRKKMNEVYLNKNSGKK
- a CDS encoding HD domain-containing protein, translated to MEDINNMEELFRQIEDHLLQDERPSEYLEQISREPWFFDYPFLMLAKMKETPQSKRFHPEGSVWNHTMMVVDEAAKRKKESKDARTFLWAALLHDIGKPGVTKNRKGKITAYDHDSEGEQLAVDFLSCFSGDIPWIRRVAKLVRYHMHILYVTEKLPFGDVSGMKRDTDINEVALLGLCDRIGRGGSIIDDETKAVSNFKKLMKS